The Nitrospirota bacterium sequence TTGACATTTTATTAATGGGATTCCTCAACTGCGCCAGCAAGATAAAGTGTTGTGAGCAAAACAAAAACAAATGCCTGAATTACAGAAACAAGAACACCCAGCCCTAAAACAGCCGTCGGTACAACGGCAGGCGCAAGAAGCCCCAGTATCAGCAGTATCTTATGTTTTGCAATCATATTGCCGAATAACCGCACCGACAATGTCAAAGGCCTTGCGATATGACCGATAAGCTCAATAAAAAACATAAGAAGCATCAGGGGCAGGGCAACGATAGACCTCATCGGGCCCACAAAATGTTTAATATAACTGAATTTATGGATTTTAATACCGTAATAGTGTGTTGCGAAAAATACCGGG is a genomic window containing:
- the atpB gene encoding F0F1 ATP synthase subunit A, which encodes MHEAPLLVPSIIGEPAFVTYSWVAMAFLLGVSILVRSSLKLIPQGVQNIVEAVAEMLLNLAESNIGHMGRFFFPLIATLGMYIMVCNFLGLIPGFEAPTSNINTTAALAIPVFFATHYYGIKIHKFSYIKHFVGPMRSIVALPLMLLMFFIELIGHIARPLTLSVRLFGNMIAKHKILLILGLLAPAVVPTAVLGLGVLVSVIQAFVFVLLTTLYLAGAVEESH